The following are encoded in a window of Saccharothrix longispora genomic DNA:
- a CDS encoding HAD family hydrolase: MNTLVLWDIDRTLVDAGGLGVDWYRTALRAAAGRDMVREPDFAGRTERAITLELLALHELEATEELIARLHAELIDAARREHRLLTERGRALPGALEVVRALARRDDVVQTLVTGNLVEIARFKLAPFGLDEHLDFDIGGYGRLSEHRPELVLEAVRLASAKHGREFRAVVVGDTPHDVRAALHHDAVAVGVATGRSSAEELREAGAHVVLADLSDTDAVLAAVLP, encoded by the coding sequence GTGAACACGCTGGTGCTGTGGGACATCGACCGCACCCTGGTCGACGCGGGCGGGCTCGGCGTCGACTGGTACCGGACGGCGCTGCGCGCGGCGGCCGGCCGGGACATGGTGCGCGAGCCGGACTTCGCCGGGCGCACCGAGCGCGCCATCACGCTGGAGCTGCTGGCGCTGCACGAGCTGGAGGCCACCGAGGAGCTGATCGCCCGGCTGCACGCCGAGCTGATCGACGCGGCGCGGCGGGAGCACAGGCTGCTGACCGAGCGCGGCCGGGCGCTGCCCGGCGCGCTGGAGGTGGTGCGGGCGCTCGCCCGGCGCGACGACGTCGTGCAGACCCTGGTGACCGGGAACCTGGTGGAGATCGCCCGGTTCAAGCTCGCCCCGTTCGGCCTGGACGAGCACCTGGACTTCGACATCGGCGGCTACGGCAGGCTGTCCGAGCACCGACCCGAGCTGGTGCTGGAGGCCGTGCGGCTGGCGTCGGCCAAGCACGGCCGCGAGTTCCGCGCCGTGGTCGTCGGGGACACGCCGCACGACGTGCGGGCGGCGCTGCACCACGACGCCGTCGCCGTGGGCGTGGCGACGGGCCGCAGCAGCGCGGAGGAGCTGCGGGAGGCCGGCGCGCACGTGGTGCTCGCCGACCTGTCCGACACGGACGCCGTGCTGGCGGCCGTCCTCCCCTGA
- a CDS encoding proline--tRNA ligase, whose translation MITRMSSLFLRTLREDPADAEVPSHKLLVRAGYVRRVAPGGYSWLPLGLRVLRNIEQVVREEMDAFGAQEIQFPALLPKEPYEATNRWTEYGPNIFRLKDRKGADYLLGPTHEELFALTVKGEYSSYKDYPVTLYQIQTKYRDEARPRAGILRGREFVMKDSYSFDLTDEGLAHSYRQHRDAYIRIFDRLGMEYVIVSATSGAMGGSASEEFLAVAPTGEDTFVRSTESAYAANVEAVTTPAPPEQDPATKPEAQVHHTPDTPTIESLVAVLNANTDRTFTAADTLKNVLVKTRVPGGDWELLAIGLPGDREVDFKRLEAALEPAEIAMLEDKDFARNAFLVKGYIGPAALQANGVRYLTDPRVVRGTAWVTGADKADHHVVDLVAGRDFTPDGVIDVAEVREGDPSPDGRGVLVAARGIEIGHIFQLGRKYADAFQLDALGPDSRPVRITMGSYGIGVSRLVAAIAEQSHDERGLIWPRNVAPYDVHLVVAGKDETLLSGGEKLAAELSARGVKVLLDDRKASPGVKFADAELIGVPTILVVGRGLVNGVVEVKDRRSGERVEVPVDGAVQHLVDVVKG comes from the coding sequence GTGATCACGAGGATGTCGTCGCTGTTCCTGCGCACCCTGCGCGAGGACCCGGCCGACGCCGAAGTCCCCAGCCACAAGCTGCTGGTCCGCGCCGGGTACGTCCGGCGGGTCGCACCGGGCGGCTACTCGTGGCTGCCGCTGGGTCTGCGGGTGCTGCGCAACATCGAGCAGGTGGTGCGCGAGGAGATGGACGCCTTCGGCGCGCAGGAGATCCAGTTCCCCGCGCTGCTGCCGAAGGAGCCCTACGAGGCCACCAACCGGTGGACCGAGTACGGCCCCAACATCTTCCGCCTCAAGGACCGCAAGGGCGCCGACTACCTGCTCGGCCCCACGCACGAGGAGCTGTTCGCCCTCACCGTGAAGGGCGAGTACTCCTCCTACAAGGACTACCCGGTCACGCTCTACCAGATCCAGACCAAGTACCGCGACGAGGCGCGTCCCCGCGCGGGCATCCTGCGCGGGCGCGAGTTCGTCATGAAGGACTCCTACTCGTTCGACCTCACCGACGAGGGCCTGGCCCACTCGTACCGGCAGCACCGCGACGCCTACATCCGCATCTTCGACCGGCTGGGCATGGAGTACGTGATCGTCTCCGCCACGTCGGGCGCGATGGGCGGCTCGGCGTCCGAGGAGTTCCTGGCGGTCGCGCCCACCGGCGAGGACACCTTCGTGCGCAGCACGGAGTCCGCCTACGCGGCGAACGTCGAGGCGGTCACCACGCCCGCGCCCCCCGAGCAGGACCCGGCGACCAAGCCGGAGGCGCAGGTCCACCACACGCCCGACACCCCGACCATCGAGAGCCTGGTCGCGGTCCTCAACGCCAACACCGACCGCACCTTCACCGCCGCGGACACCCTCAAGAACGTCCTGGTGAAGACCAGGGTCCCCGGCGGCGACTGGGAGCTGCTGGCGATCGGCCTGCCCGGCGACCGCGAGGTGGACTTCAAGCGCCTGGAGGCGGCGCTGGAGCCCGCCGAGATCGCGATGCTGGAGGACAAGGACTTCGCCCGCAACGCGTTCCTGGTCAAGGGCTACATCGGTCCGGCCGCGCTCCAGGCCAACGGCGTGCGGTACCTGACCGACCCGCGGGTCGTGCGCGGCACGGCGTGGGTGACCGGCGCGGACAAGGCCGACCACCACGTGGTGGACCTGGTCGCGGGCCGCGACTTCACCCCCGACGGCGTGATCGACGTCGCCGAGGTCCGCGAGGGCGACCCGTCGCCCGACGGCCGGGGCGTGCTGGTGGCCGCGCGCGGCATCGAGATCGGGCACATCTTCCAGCTCGGCCGCAAGTACGCCGACGCGTTCCAGCTCGACGCGCTGGGCCCGGACAGCAGGCCCGTCCGCATCACCATGGGCTCCTACGGCATCGGCGTGTCCCGCCTGGTCGCGGCCATCGCCGAGCAGAGCCACGACGAGCGCGGCCTGATCTGGCCCCGCAACGTGGCGCCGTACGACGTGCACCTGGTCGTCGCGGGCAAGGACGAGACCCTGCTCTCCGGCGGGGAGAAGCTGGCCGCCGAGCTGTCCGCGCGGGGCGTGAAGGTGCTGCTGGACGACCGCAAGGCCAGCCCCGGCGTGAAGTTCGCCGACGCCGAGCTGATCGGCGTGCCCACGATCCTCGTGGTCGGCCGCGGCCTGGTGAACGGCGTGGTCGAGGTCAAGGACCGCCGCTCCGGCGAGCGCGTCGAGGTGCCGGTGGACGGCGCCGTGCAGCACCTCGTCGACGTCGTGAAGGGCTAG
- the yaaA gene encoding peroxide stress protein YaaA has protein sequence MLVLLPPSETKAVGGSGAPLDLDLLSHPELTPVRAKLVDALVELAADVPAALAALGLSERQVGEVERNARLRGSPTMPALARYTGVLYDALALDSFTRVERARAFGRLAVASALFGLVGGGDPIPAYRLSGGSALPSVGPLGALWRPALEPVLAGGGFVVDLRSSPYNSLARVPGAAVVRVVTEGGGGRRVAVSHFNKAHKGRLAHALVKSRAEPGDLRALARVAVRAGLRVEVTGPATADLVVGAGG, from the coding sequence GTGCTGGTGTTGCTCCCCCCGTCGGAGACCAAGGCCGTCGGTGGTTCCGGCGCGCCGCTCGACCTCGACCTGCTCTCGCACCCCGAGCTGACGCCGGTGCGGGCGAAGCTGGTGGACGCCCTCGTCGAACTGGCGGCCGACGTGCCCGCCGCCCTGGCCGCGCTCGGGCTGTCCGAGCGGCAGGTCGGGGAGGTGGAGCGCAACGCCCGGCTGCGCGGGTCGCCGACGATGCCCGCGCTCGCCCGGTACACCGGTGTGCTGTACGACGCGCTCGCGCTCGACTCGTTCACCAGGGTCGAGCGGGCGCGGGCGTTCGGGCGGCTGGCGGTGGCCTCGGCGCTGTTCGGGCTGGTCGGCGGCGGCGACCCGATCCCGGCCTACCGGCTGTCGGGCGGCAGCGCGCTGCCGTCGGTGGGCCCGCTGGGCGCGCTGTGGCGGCCCGCGCTGGAGCCCGTGCTGGCGGGCGGCGGGTTCGTGGTGGACCTGCGGTCGAGCCCGTACAACTCGCTGGCCCGGGTGCCCGGCGCGGCGGTGGTCAGGGTGGTCACCGAGGGCGGGGGCGGGCGGCGGGTCGCGGTCAGCCACTTCAACAAGGCCCACAAGGGCCGGCTCGCGCACGCGCTGGTGAAGTCGCGCGCCGAGCCGGGCGACCTGCGGGCGCTGGCGAGGGTCGCGGTGCGGGCCGGCCTGCGGGTCGAGGTGACCGGGCCGGCGACGGCGGACCTCGTCGTCGGGGCGGGCGGGTGA
- a CDS encoding serine protein kinase RIO — MRWQSKKAWRARRREDVDPVRRGRLTEEAKDRLAQVREDVAVEDAPPDGDRWSTWGDADQGPEPYPSWLVTDLSAVDRELGVVKTGKEADVFLLERSTPGTDRACLLAAKRYRGNDHRLFHRDAGYLEGRRMRRSREMRAMGNRSAFGRNLIAERWAVAEFAALTTLYLLGAPVPYPVQRDGTELLLEFVGTDGTAAPRLAQLRPEPGELLDLWRQLVDALDVMASAGLAHGDLSAFNLMVHDGRLVVIDLPQVVDVVANPRGPEFLERDVRNVAAWFTARGLEPELVDPSAVTASLLETAGMR, encoded by the coding sequence CTGCGCTGGCAGTCGAAGAAGGCCTGGCGGGCACGCCGCCGCGAGGACGTGGACCCGGTCCGCCGGGGCCGCCTCACCGAAGAGGCCAAGGACCGCCTGGCGCAGGTCCGCGAGGACGTGGCGGTCGAGGACGCGCCGCCCGACGGCGACCGCTGGTCGACCTGGGGCGACGCCGACCAGGGCCCCGAGCCGTACCCGTCGTGGCTGGTCACGGACCTGTCCGCGGTGGACCGCGAGCTGGGGGTCGTGAAGACCGGCAAGGAGGCGGACGTCTTCCTGCTGGAGCGGTCCACGCCCGGCACCGACCGCGCGTGCCTGCTGGCCGCGAAGCGGTACCGCGGCAACGACCACCGGCTGTTCCACCGGGACGCCGGTTACCTGGAGGGCCGTCGCATGCGGCGGTCCCGCGAGATGCGGGCGATGGGCAACCGCAGCGCGTTCGGCCGCAACCTCATCGCCGAGCGGTGGGCGGTGGCCGAGTTCGCGGCGCTGACCACGCTGTACCTGCTGGGTGCCCCGGTGCCCTACCCGGTGCAGCGGGACGGCACCGAGCTGCTGCTGGAGTTCGTCGGCACCGACGGGACGGCGGCGCCCAGGCTGGCGCAGCTGCGCCCGGAGCCCGGCGAGCTGCTCGACCTGTGGCGGCAACTGGTCGACGCGCTGGACGTGATGGCCTCGGCGGGCCTCGCGCACGGCGACCTGTCCGCGTTCAACCTGATGGTCCACGACGGCCGGCTCGTCGTGATCGACCTGCCGCAGGTGGTGGACGTGGTCGCCAACCCGCGGGGGCCGGAGTTCCTGGAGCGCGACGTGCGCAACGTCGCGGCCTGGTTCACCGCTCGCGGCCTGGAGCCGGAGCTGGTCGATCCGTCGGCCGTCACGGCGTCGCTGCTGGAGACCGCAGGAATGCGGTGA
- a CDS encoding DEAD/DEAH box helicase: MSQGRSERPQFRKTRTRRPGQGNRRPASVVEQTTTMFDDVENIIPDGPLPSFAELGLADELLAALIKAGITEPFPIQAATLPDAMAGRDVLGRGQTGSGKTLAFGLALLSRLAGGRAKPLKPRALVLVPTRELAMQVEEALSPFARSLGLWCRTIVGGTSFPRQIDGLRRGVDLLIATPGRLSDHVRQGTADLSEVMFTALDEADQMADMGFMPQVRAILDLTPQDGQRLLFSATLDGDVDKLVRQYLHDPVVHSVAAATGSVTTMEHHLLFVSAEDKQNVVTEVAAREGRTIMFVRTKHHVDRLAKKLRSMGVHAGALHGGKAQSARTRVLGQFREGSMPVLVATDVAARGIHVDDVSLVVHVDPPADPKDYLHRAGRTARAGQSGTVVTLVTHDQRRAVQGLTARAGIRPASTKVRPGDEDLIRITGARTPSGVPVVEPEVPVRARRGGGGGAPRRAGGGQFRGGRPDRSGGGSGRPRRSVAQH; encoded by the coding sequence ATGTCCCAAGGCCGTTCCGAGCGCCCGCAGTTCCGCAAGACCCGTACCAGGCGCCCTGGCCAGGGCAACCGTCGTCCCGCCTCCGTCGTGGAGCAGACGACCACCATGTTCGACGACGTCGAGAACATCATCCCGGACGGCCCGCTGCCCTCGTTCGCCGAGTTGGGCCTCGCCGACGAACTGCTGGCCGCGCTGATCAAGGCCGGCATCACCGAGCCGTTCCCCATCCAGGCGGCCACCCTGCCCGACGCGATGGCGGGCCGTGACGTCCTGGGCCGCGGCCAGACCGGCTCGGGCAAGACGCTCGCCTTCGGCCTGGCCCTGCTGTCCCGCCTGGCCGGTGGCCGGGCCAAGCCGCTCAAGCCGCGCGCCCTCGTGCTGGTGCCGACCCGCGAGCTGGCCATGCAGGTGGAGGAGGCGCTGTCCCCGTTCGCGCGCTCCCTCGGCCTGTGGTGCCGGACCATCGTCGGCGGCACGTCGTTCCCCCGCCAGATCGACGGTCTGCGCCGCGGCGTCGACCTGCTGATCGCCACGCCGGGTCGGCTGTCCGACCACGTGCGGCAGGGCACGGCCGACCTGTCCGAGGTCATGTTCACCGCGCTCGACGAGGCCGACCAGATGGCGGACATGGGCTTCATGCCCCAGGTCCGGGCCATCCTCGACCTGACGCCGCAGGACGGGCAGCGCCTGCTGTTCTCCGCGACGCTCGACGGCGACGTGGACAAGCTGGTCCGCCAGTACCTGCACGACCCGGTCGTGCACTCGGTCGCGGCGGCCACCGGCAGCGTCACGACGATGGAGCACCACCTGCTGTTCGTGTCCGCCGAGGACAAGCAGAACGTGGTGACCGAGGTCGCCGCCCGCGAGGGTCGGACGATCATGTTCGTGCGCACCAAGCACCACGTCGACCGCCTGGCCAAGAAGCTGCGGTCGATGGGCGTCCACGCGGGCGCGCTGCACGGCGGCAAGGCGCAGAGCGCCCGGACCCGCGTGCTCGGCCAGTTCCGCGAGGGCTCCATGCCGGTCCTGGTCGCCACGGACGTGGCGGCGCGCGGCATCCACGTCGACGACGTGAGCCTGGTCGTCCACGTCGACCCGCCGGCCGACCCCAAGGACTACCTGCACCGCGCCGGTCGCACGGCGCGCGCGGGCCAGTCGGGCACGGTCGTCACGCTCGTCACGCACGACCAGCGCCGCGCCGTGCAGGGCCTCACCGCCCGCGCGGGCATCCGGCCGGCCTCCACCAAGGTCCGCCCGGGTGACGAGGACCTGATCCGCATCACGGGCGCCCGCACGCCCAGCGGCGTCCCGGTCGTCGAGCCGGAGGTCCCGGTCCGCGCCCGTCGCGGTGGCGGTGGCGGCGCCCCGCGTCGCGCCGGTGGCGGCCAGTTCCGCGGCGGTCGCCCCGACCGCTCGGGCGGCGGCTCCGGCCGTCCGCGCCGCAGCGTCGCCCAGCACTGA
- a CDS encoding ArsR/SmtB family transcription factor — protein MAVQVRLAGVGLARVRFAYSPVFETVMAVDGMRGPRAHAVHEPWVRWARERLAGVEGLDVLLARLEGPAKPADLLPVPDVRAPDLEAELRTVPPVEADVIRRCHAAVVAPHWKRITAVLEADIAARAATLAAHGVEAVFAELHPEVTWADGELVLHRKPEHRVDLAEHGLVLCPSAFCWPKAWIALDPVGQGVLRYPARGIGTLWEDRDVPQDLAALLGRTRAGLLTLLAAPRSTTDLANALRVTPGAVSQHVAVLRAARLVTTRREGRHVLHMRTARADALLE, from the coding sequence GTGGCGGTGCAGGTGCGGCTCGCCGGCGTGGGCCTGGCGAGGGTCAGGTTCGCCTACTCGCCGGTGTTCGAGACGGTGATGGCGGTCGACGGGATGCGCGGCCCCCGCGCGCACGCCGTGCACGAGCCGTGGGTGCGGTGGGCGCGGGAGCGGCTGGCCGGCGTCGAGGGCCTGGACGTGCTGCTGGCCCGGCTGGAGGGGCCCGCGAAACCGGCCGACCTGCTGCCGGTGCCGGACGTGCGGGCGCCCGACCTGGAGGCCGAGCTGCGCACCGTGCCGCCGGTGGAGGCGGACGTGATCAGGCGCTGCCACGCGGCGGTCGTCGCACCGCACTGGAAGCGGATCACCGCCGTGCTGGAGGCGGACATCGCCGCGCGCGCCGCCACGCTCGCGGCGCACGGCGTGGAGGCGGTGTTCGCCGAACTGCACCCGGAGGTCACGTGGGCCGACGGCGAGCTCGTGCTGCACCGCAAGCCGGAGCACCGCGTGGACCTCGCCGAGCACGGGCTGGTGCTGTGCCCCAGCGCGTTCTGCTGGCCCAAGGCGTGGATCGCGCTCGACCCCGTCGGCCAGGGGGTGCTGCGGTACCCGGCACGCGGCATCGGGACCCTGTGGGAGGACCGCGACGTGCCGCAGGACCTGGCGGCGCTGCTCGGGCGCACGCGGGCCGGGCTGCTGACGCTCCTGGCGGCGCCGCGCAGCACCACCGACCTGGCGAACGCGCTGCGCGTCACGCCGGGCGCGGTGTCGCAGCACGTCGCCGTGCTGCGGGCGGCCCGCCTGGTGACGACGCGCCGCGAGGGGCGCCACGTGCTGCACATGCGCACCGCCCGCGCCGACGCGCTGCTGGAGTGA
- the cobA gene encoding uroporphyrinogen-III C-methyltransferase: MHGEQHYLVGLDLTGRRVVVVGGGTVAQRRLPRLVAAGARVEVISPEVTPAVQGLVDGGEAAWHARPYADGDLDGAWYVLACTSDPEVNARITADAEERRVFCVRADVAVKGTAVTPAAGEHDGLLVGVLAGGEHRRSAGVRDGLIAALRDGSIADHHDQPAGVALVGGGPGDPELITVRGRRLLARADVVVADRLAPRELLDELPPHVEVVDAAKIPYGRAATQDFINSTLVDNAKAGKFVVRLKGGDPYVFGRGFEELIACAEAGVPVTVVPGVTSAFGVPALADVPVTHRGVAHEVVVVSGHVAPDDPRSLVDWSALARLRGTVVILMGVERAGAFAAALREGRPGDTPVSVVQEGSTRTEKVVRSTLDALAADLAEHGIRPPAIIVVGPVAGLAAELPFHS, encoded by the coding sequence ATGCACGGTGAACAGCACTACCTCGTGGGTCTGGACCTGACCGGACGGCGGGTCGTCGTCGTGGGCGGGGGCACGGTCGCCCAGCGGCGCCTGCCCAGGCTGGTGGCGGCGGGCGCCAGGGTCGAGGTGATCTCGCCCGAGGTGACCCCGGCGGTCCAGGGCCTCGTGGACGGCGGTGAGGCCGCCTGGCACGCCCGGCCCTACGCGGACGGCGACCTCGACGGCGCCTGGTACGTGCTGGCCTGCACCTCCGACCCGGAGGTGAACGCCCGGATCACCGCCGACGCCGAGGAGCGGCGGGTGTTCTGCGTGCGCGCGGACGTCGCGGTGAAGGGCACCGCCGTGACCCCCGCCGCGGGTGAGCACGACGGCCTGCTGGTGGGTGTCCTCGCGGGCGGGGAGCACCGGCGGTCGGCGGGCGTGCGGGACGGCCTGATCGCCGCCCTGCGCGACGGGTCGATCGCCGACCACCACGACCAGCCGGCGGGCGTCGCCCTGGTCGGCGGCGGCCCCGGCGACCCCGAGCTGATCACGGTGCGCGGCCGGCGGCTGCTGGCCCGCGCGGACGTCGTGGTGGCCGACCGGCTCGCGCCGCGCGAGCTGCTGGACGAGCTGCCGCCGCACGTGGAGGTCGTCGACGCGGCCAAGATCCCCTACGGCCGGGCGGCCACCCAGGACTTCATCAACAGCACGCTCGTGGACAACGCCAAGGCCGGGAAGTTCGTGGTGCGGCTCAAGGGCGGCGACCCGTACGTGTTCGGCCGGGGCTTCGAGGAGCTGATCGCGTGCGCCGAGGCGGGCGTGCCGGTCACCGTCGTGCCCGGCGTGACCAGCGCGTTCGGCGTGCCCGCGCTGGCCGACGTGCCGGTGACGCACCGGGGCGTGGCGCACGAGGTGGTGGTCGTGTCCGGCCACGTCGCCCCGGACGACCCGAGGTCGCTGGTCGACTGGTCGGCCCTGGCCCGGCTGCGCGGCACCGTCGTGATCCTGATGGGCGTGGAGCGGGCGGGCGCGTTCGCGGCGGCGCTGCGGGAGGGCCGGCCCGGCGACACCCCGGTGTCGGTCGTGCAGGAGGGGAGCACCCGCACCGAGAAGGTCGTGCGCTCCACCCTGGACGCCCTGGCCGCGGACCTCGCCGAGCACGGCATCCGCCCGCCCGCGATCATCGTGGTGGGACCGGTGGCGGGTCTCGCCGCGGAGCTGCCCTTCCACTCCTGA
- a CDS encoding S1 family peptidase: MAKTLHRLITALAAAVAAVGLMTVAPANAQTPDDVSTFIVGGSRVSTSTYPWVVYLATSSGGQFCGGTLVGATKVVTAAHCVSGRSASSTRVVHRRDDKQSTAGTVATVSRIWVHPSYRTATSGYDVAVLTLGTSLPSPYLPLATPSDTALYAAGTNATILGWGTTSSGGSASRYLLGATVPLTSDATCRTAYGSSYIATAMVCAGRTQGGVDTCQGDSGGPLVAGGKLIGATSWGRGCASAGYPGVYARIATYYSTITAQL, translated from the coding sequence ATGGCGAAAACCCTGCATCGCCTGATCACCGCCCTGGCCGCGGCCGTCGCGGCCGTGGGCCTGATGACCGTCGCGCCCGCGAACGCGCAGACCCCGGACGACGTCTCGACGTTCATCGTCGGCGGGTCGAGGGTGTCCACCAGCACCTACCCGTGGGTGGTGTACCTGGCGACGTCCTCCGGCGGCCAGTTCTGCGGCGGCACGCTGGTCGGCGCGACCAAGGTCGTCACCGCCGCGCACTGCGTGAGCGGCCGCTCGGCGTCCAGCACCCGCGTGGTGCACCGCCGCGACGACAAGCAGAGCACGGCGGGCACCGTGGCCACGGTCAGCCGGATCTGGGTGCACCCGAGCTACCGCACCGCCACCTCCGGCTACGACGTGGCCGTGCTGACCCTGGGCACCAGCCTGCCCTCGCCGTACCTGCCGCTGGCCACGCCGTCCGACACGGCGCTGTACGCGGCGGGCACCAACGCCACCATCCTCGGCTGGGGCACCACCTCCTCGGGCGGCTCGGCGTCGCGCTACCTGCTCGGCGCGACCGTGCCGCTGACCTCGGACGCCACCTGCCGCACGGCGTACGGGTCGAGCTACATCGCCACCGCCATGGTGTGCGCGGGCCGCACGCAGGGCGGCGTGGACACCTGCCAGGGCGACTCCGGCGGCCCCCTGGTCGCGGGCGGCAAGCTGATCGGCGCCACCTCGTGGGGCCGTGGCTGCGCCTCGGCCGGCTACCCCGGCGTGTACGCCCGGATCGCCACGTACTACTCGACGATCACGGCACAGCTGTAG
- a CDS encoding cobalamin biosynthesis protein, with protein sequence MIGVFAAGEAGRRAAADLAGLLGPDAVLPDGPVGPALRALWPRLGSAVFFLGTEATVRLVAPLVRDERSDPGVVCVDAGYAVSLLGGADALAERVADVLGLRAVVTSASADSPLDELVELLDATADGDLAGCGEALRLGEPVLLLNPLGFPLPALPDNVLHRGRGAWTVLIDDRVPEGPAKERVVRIVPRTLVVGVGSGTGVPASAVSAALARLEEDEGLDLRAVRAFATLDRKVAEQGIADALEDWGFWHGSTTAPLLAYPGEELAVVPVPNPADLAIGIPSVAEAAALRGAVELSAGGRVEMAAEKAKGDNVTVAAARVLPRGRLALVGLGPGGADDRTPRAEAELRRASVVVGSDECVAQVRHLLRPGTRVRADGAVGLAESGAAVAFVGAGEGPVVTGTVHADVVRVTGVPSQL encoded by the coding sequence GTGATCGGCGTGTTCGCCGCGGGCGAGGCGGGCCGGCGGGCCGCCGCGGACCTCGCCGGGCTGCTCGGCCCCGACGCGGTGCTGCCCGACGGACCGGTCGGACCGGCCCTGCGCGCCCTGTGGCCGCGCCTGGGGTCGGCGGTGTTCTTCCTCGGCACGGAGGCGACCGTGCGGCTGGTCGCGCCGCTGGTGCGCGACGAGCGGTCCGATCCCGGCGTGGTGTGCGTGGACGCCGGGTACGCGGTATCGCTGCTGGGCGGCGCGGACGCGCTGGCCGAGCGGGTCGCCGACGTGCTGGGCCTGCGGGCCGTGGTGACCTCCGCCTCGGCCGACTCGCCGCTGGACGAGCTGGTGGAGCTGCTGGACGCCACCGCGGACGGCGACCTGGCCGGGTGCGGCGAGGCCCTGCGGCTCGGCGAACCCGTGCTGCTGCTCAACCCCCTGGGCTTCCCGCTGCCCGCCCTGCCGGACAACGTCCTGCACCGGGGTCGCGGCGCGTGGACGGTCCTGATCGACGACCGCGTGCCGGAGGGCCCGGCGAAGGAGCGCGTGGTGCGGATCGTGCCCCGCACGCTCGTCGTCGGCGTGGGCTCCGGCACGGGCGTGCCGGCGTCCGCCGTGTCCGCCGCGCTCGCCCGGCTGGAGGAGGACGAGGGCCTGGACCTGCGCGCGGTCCGCGCGTTCGCGACGCTGGACCGCAAGGTCGCCGAGCAGGGCATCGCCGACGCCCTGGAGGACTGGGGCTTCTGGCACGGCTCCACCACCGCGCCGCTGCTGGCCTACCCCGGCGAGGAGCTGGCGGTCGTCCCGGTGCCGAACCCGGCGGACCTGGCCATCGGCATCCCCAGCGTGGCCGAGGCGGCGGCGCTGCGCGGCGCGGTGGAGCTGTCCGCGGGCGGCCGGGTGGAGATGGCCGCCGAGAAGGCCAAGGGCGACAACGTCACGGTGGCCGCCGCCCGCGTGCTGCCGCGCGGCAGGCTCGCGCTGGTGGGCCTCGGGCCGGGCGGCGCGGACGACCGCACCCCGCGCGCCGAGGCCGAGCTGCGGCGGGCGTCGGTCGTGGTGGGCAGCGACGAGTGCGTGGCGCAGGTGCGGCACCTGCTGCGGCCGGGCACCCGGGTGCGGGCCGACGGCGCGGTGGGCCTGGCCGAGTCCGGCGCGGCGGTGGCGTTCGTGGGCGCGGGGGAGGGGCCGGTCGTCACGGGCACGGTGCACGCCGACGTCGTCCGCGTCACGGGCGTGCCCAGTCAACTGTGA
- a CDS encoding bifunctional cobalt-precorrin-7 (C(5))-methyltransferase/cobalt-precorrin-6B (C(15))-methyltransferase, translating to MDVVALHAFVTRAGRSWDEVTAVDAAAVGPRHAVNVCRARPAVVVSGADPAELARDLAGWRRTLVVESAAGLSTVDPADAVVRRWEEPGAVLCLAESAFAPSPGGWALPDDDFAHRDGMVAVAEVRALVLARLAPRPGVLVWDVGAGPGAVGVECARLGAAVVAVERDPVQCVRIIANASAHGVDVRVVEAELDRAGELPRPDAAHVGGGGADAVRHVARSRARRIVVTTSDLDRVVPSRDALVDAGYEVEGSQLSAARLTGGTLLATNPVTVLWGRKKA from the coding sequence GTGGACGTCGTCGCGCTGCACGCGTTCGTCACCCGCGCCGGTCGGTCCTGGGACGAGGTGACCGCGGTGGACGCCGCCGCGGTCGGCCCGCGGCACGCGGTCAACGTGTGCCGGGCCCGGCCCGCCGTGGTGGTGTCCGGCGCGGACCCGGCCGAGCTGGCCCGCGACCTCGCCGGGTGGCGCCGCACGCTCGTCGTCGAGTCCGCCGCCGGTCTGTCCACAGTGGACCCTGCCGACGCGGTGGTGCGCCGCTGGGAGGAGCCCGGAGCGGTGCTGTGCCTGGCGGAGAGCGCCTTCGCGCCCTCACCCGGCGGCTGGGCGCTGCCCGACGACGACTTCGCGCACCGCGACGGCATGGTCGCCGTGGCCGAGGTGCGCGCGCTGGTGCTGGCCCGGCTCGCCCCGCGCCCCGGCGTGCTGGTGTGGGACGTCGGCGCGGGACCGGGCGCGGTCGGCGTCGAGTGCGCCCGCCTCGGCGCGGCCGTCGTCGCCGTGGAGCGCGACCCCGTGCAGTGCGTGCGGATCATCGCCAACGCCTCCGCGCACGGCGTGGACGTGCGGGTCGTGGAGGCCGAGCTGGACCGGGCCGGCGAGCTGCCGCGGCCCGACGCCGCGCACGTCGGCGGCGGCGGCGCGGACGCGGTGCGCCACGTCGCCCGCTCCCGCGCCCGGCGGATCGTCGTGACCACGTCCGACCTGGACCGCGTCGTGCCGTCCCGCGACGCCCTGGTGGACGCCGGCTACGAGGTCGAGGGCAGCCAGCTGTCCGCGGCCCGGCTGACCGGCGGGACGCTGCTGGCCACCAACCCGGTGACCGTGCTGTGGGGGAGGAAGAAGGCGTGA